A window of Malania oleifera isolate guangnan ecotype guangnan chromosome 2, ASM2987363v1, whole genome shotgun sequence genomic DNA:
gaGGCAGCAGTGGTAGAAGCAGCTGCGATTTGTGCCAGCAACAAACTAAACTCGCGCAAATATCCATACAAATCTCGCAAGACCATCATGTGAGATTTGATCACCATGCGTCAGTACCTAAATTCCCCTGGCTGTTTAAATCTCACAGGATGATTCTGTGAGATTTGTTTAAACAAGAAAATTTTTGcgaaatattataaaataataataaaataagaaaaaactcGAGTTTTTTCcctatttatcttttttttaaaatatatttaataatacattttttgaaaaaataatttcgggaatgactctgacgtaatctcgctacttggagtagcgagatttgccacgtgtcattttggaaattattttttcaaaaaaaaaaaaattatttaatatataaatttttttaaaaaatgataaatcggaaaacataaatcacatatccttaaatatatacatacaataccaaaaatcagtattttcttacatcATAAATACACATACCATTTCCCTTAAAACTCAGCCTCCctatacaaacttaccctatatacAGGGCAATCAAAGAGGTCTCCCTATCTACAAGCCTGATATGCTCACCTAACTGGTTCACATGAACATATTAGAataatgggatgagtcgacgctcagtaagtgaaaatatcctattactagtgtgtggcgacaaAGTTGCGTAACTATAATTATAACATTTAAAAGCTGTAAAATTTGGcaaatcagtaaaaatatattgcatatttatcataacttaaaatataactatatcatctgaactttctatctttcatactactaatatcatactatatttatcaaatgctGTAAACAGATACATATAGATAACTATGTTTTTCCCtaaaaatctgtatgtcatgatttgacccctcatgacagggttgtgtgacccgtaAGCGGGagttaactctagttggcctatcAGGTAAGTCAttgtactctacactacctcagcccggccaaattgcatcctctcctaagtGCGGGAatggctgctaccttgtcaaatcggccccctcaatccaaaACTGAGGAGCTGCATCCACTCTGAGCACgatttgacggtacccacacactatttgagatatatggttgcactctatctgtattagcaacggtaccgtattctgtaaactgtatctatctgtaatatttcatagggatctgatactgtataaatacatatattataattatctttactattttcatcatgttttcaaaataaccataacattataatttatgtattataaatactgtaatatctgaataattcaactgtagcatcttgatgctatatttttatatctgtttgtataatttttttaatttaattttttagggGGAAAGGATGCTTTAGTTATTGATGACGAAAAGACTATACTTAGGTAGAATATCATTGGGATAAAAACTTGTGAAGACAAGTTTTTCACACAAGATTTGCAATCCACCACTTATGATTGATGAATTCTACATGGCTCCTGAATATTTTTCTGATATAATAATCTATTTGCCAACCATCCGATATAATAGTCTATGTGCCAACCATCTCCTTTTTCTTAGGCTCAGAAAGCAGTCCAGGCTATCTAAAAGCATAGTTGCATTGTGAGATGGTTGCCACATCTATTGGCTTGAGGATAGTTGCACTCTCTTGGGCTATCCGAGAGATGCTAGCTTCATTTTCCTCTGCAAGCCCTTTGGTAAACTGTCATCAAGCAAGCCATTGTTAAGCCTTGCCATCACCCATGGATAAGGCAGAGATGACCAACATCCTACCCTTCACCGTCTGTTTGAAGCCGTGGAGAAGCTTAAATTAGGTaaaacccctctctctctctctctctctctctctctctctctctctctctctctctcacatactAGCTGTCACTCAAAGATCCATTTAATGTTAACTCTCCTACCATTTAATTTATAGAGTAAAAGTATAAGAACCCCCAGAGCGTgcttcaggtggtagtgcgggctgcgggagtgcctctcacgagagCAGGTGTTCAAATTCTCTCGGATTCGTTTCCGCCCCTAGACTCCTAAATTTACCCTTCCTTTGGAGTAGTAGGGTCAACTTTAAGGGACGCATGATTAGTCACGTGGATcataaaacggacacgtggatacttAGTGcgtaatttacaaaaaaaaaaaaggtacaagAGGTCTGGACTAGGTGGGTGGGTAGGTGTACAAGAGGACTGGGCTAGGTGGGTGGGTGGGTAGCTAGCTAGCTGGTAGATTTTTcaccatttattattattttttaaaaaatatattaaataatacttttttttttgaaaaaataattttcagaataAAACGTAACATACTCCAAGCAAGATTACATTAGGATTAATTCAagaattatttttcataaaaagatattatttaatatatatttaaaaaaaaaaagacaaatcaAGAAAAAACTGGAAAAAACTCCATATCGTCAGCAGTACCCATACGCCATCCGTGAGAGCAGTACTGGCCCctccaatcatatatatatatatatatatatatatgcaactgAACTAGGTACCCTATAtataggaaaagagagagagagagagagagagagagagagagagagagaagagggtacCTAGTTCAGTTGCATATCCATGGGCATGGGAAGCGCCTGTCTCCTCTCGACCGCTGCAAGAAGGTACGCACCGCTACCCACTACTTAGTGTTAGGAAATGGATCTAAGTGCCCAGTACCTAGTGTTAGGAAATGGATCTAAgtgttttttctttgttttttaaaTTGATTACATGAAGGAAATGAATGTTAGagctttttctttgttttttcatTTGACCTCATGATCACAGTTAACTCTAAAATACTAAGGGACTGTGGAAAAAcgttctcattttttattttatttttaaaaaaaattagttaattttttaattttgtaacatttgtatgaaataaataataaaataaataattttaatatattgCTCACTAAAATAGTCTCATTTTcagtttttaattttataaatttataaagaagatcaaaatatctttttattaattttctaaaatttctaaCTTTTACTTTGCGTAACCTAATATGAAGTTCACTTATAAATTTCTTCTAAACCTAACGAATCCTAGTTAagtctcaaaatctattatttaaatctttaaaaactaaaaaataaagtaaaataattataatttttataaaaaccaaaaaacataaaatacaaaatatttggataaaatatactaactttttctaaaatttaacaAATAGAAAGACGTTAACTTTTTTAAGTATTTAAGTGGATTTGGATAAAAGAaatatttaactttttttttttttttttatcacggTTTCAAAAATTTAAGTAAAGTTTTAAAAAACTTGCGatataaaaaaatagatatataaatctcttttgtattttataaaaaaaaataatttttttttggaagggaagtatttatttttgaaataaagatTTATGATTCTCGGGGAACGAGTGTTTTTACCCAATATATTTTCTCAACTGAGTGTGCAATAGGCTACAAGGGAAGGTAGCGCTAATCACCGGCGGCGCTAGAGGCATCGGCGAGGCCACTGCACGCCTCTTCACCAAACACGGAGCCAGAGTGGTTATCGCAGACGTCGAAGACGACTTGGCCCGTTCCGTCTGCCGAGACCTTCCGCTCAACTCCTCCACCTTCGTCCACTGCGACGTCACCGACGAAACGCAAGTCGAAAACGCCGTCAACTCGGCCGTCTCCAGCTACGGCACGCTCGACATTATGTTCAACAACGCCGGCGTGACGGGTACCGCCAAGCCCTCCATTCTCGACGGCGACAAGGCGGATTTCGAGCGCGTCGTGGGCGTCAACCTGGTGGGCGCCTTCCTGGGCACCAAGCACGCCGCCCGGGTGATGATCCCCAACCGCCGCGGTGCCATAATTATGACGGCGAGCGTGTGCTCCACCGTGGGCGGGGTGGCGTCGCACGCGTACACGAGTTCGAAGCACGGTGTGCTGGGGCTGGCGCGGAACGCGGCGGTGGATCTAGGGCGGCACGGGATTCGGGTGAACTGCGTGTCGCCGTACGTGGTGCCGACGCAGCTGGCGATGGAGTACTTCGAGATGGACGATGAGGGGGTGTCGGGGTTGTATTCGAATTTGAGAGGGGTGACTCTGAAGGCGGAGGATGTGGCGGAGGCGGCGCTCTATCTGGGGAGTGACGAGGCTAAATATGTGAGCGGCCATAATCTTCTGGTGGACGGAGGCTTCACCATTGTGAATCCTGCTTTTGGTATATTCGGACATTGATGTAGTCTTTCTATCCCAATTCCCAAATCTAATCAAGCCCTCGTTTTTTGTAAACATAAACAACATGAATGGtggtttagttgtggaaaataaaatagttttttttctattttctaatttttaatttttaaaaacttgtaATAAAAAACgtaaaaaataaagattttttcaaaTGTGTGTAgaaattttttatcttttattttaaatttcaaaataatgatAAAAGTAACTTGTTTTCTTGTCTTTTTCTAAATTTGTATAAGACAATatttaagtttataaattttGGGACTTGAAGTTAGTTTGTGTTGATTtaaaagagaaaatattttttttctctattttatattttttaatttctaaaaatttgtaataaaaacgtaaaaaaaaataatttttttttctaatgtgtgttgtaatttttttttatttctaaatttaaaaatattagaaaaaaataaattttttttttttagtttttctaaATTTGTATAAGACAATAATTGGATTTATAGATTTTGGGACTTGAAGTTGAGTCTTTGTTGTTTTAGAAGAAACTTTATACACAAGTTATACAAATTAAAGTATTAAATCCGATTTTCATGCTCGCATGCGCAAAGAGTTTGAAatctaaaaaattaataaaaaatattatttttcaacttttctatataaatttgaaaaattaaaaaataagatggcatttttgtaattatttaaacatttagaaatcaaaaataaaatatttccaaaaGCAACTAGtgtcaaaattatttatttttgttaatttatttcctaaaaataaaaaattagctaattttttgtaaatcttttaaaaattaaaataaaaaataaaaaatatttttcacaactaatgagcttaaatattttcatttttctaaaaaaatatatccCAATTCCCAATTCTCGTTGTAAGTGTTCCAtgactttctctaaaattttatttattttcaaaaaataattatatagaAAATAGATAAGAGTTGAAGTAGTTATGATGGGCATAAGGGTGTAGGTATTAGGGTGTTTTCGatagtttaaaaattaaaacaagaaaAGTGAATTTATTTTCTAATAGTAGAATTTATTAAGTGGTTTATTCTACTTACATGCATGTAATGAGAATATATAAATGGCTTTTTGAGATGGGTTTTATAGGTTTGGTCTTCCAATTTTCTTATTCAAAAGAAAGATTTGGGatataatgattttttaaaattaattgctcTTTTTTGACATGGCTTGTGAGAACTCCTATATGTTTTTCTAATAATTAATAGAGTGTTGAGTTTGGCATCACTTTTTATTCCTTCAAAA
This region includes:
- the LOC131149828 gene encoding borneol dehydrogenase, mitochondrial-like — protein: MGMGSACLLSTAARRLQGKVALITGGARGIGEATARLFTKHGARVVIADVEDDLARSVCRDLPLNSSTFVHCDVTDETQVENAVNSAVSSYGTLDIMFNNAGVTGTAKPSILDGDKADFERVVGVNLVGAFLGTKHAARVMIPNRRGAIIMTASVCSTVGGVASHAYTSSKHGVLGLARNAAVDLGRHGIRVNCVSPYVVPTQLAMEYFEMDDEGVSGLYSNLRGVTLKAEDVAEAALYLGSDEAKYVSGHNLLVDGGFTIVNPAFGIFGH